A genome region from Ctenopharyngodon idella isolate HZGC_01 chromosome 5, HZGC01, whole genome shotgun sequence includes the following:
- the LOC127513158 gene encoding uncharacterized protein LOC127513158 — MPLHDPHWTLEFYIDLALQLSGSAFTVGVVEEEPDIPAVPATQAKMAAIPEPLPKMAATPEPLSKMAATPEPRHVSADLPEPRHVSADLPEPRRISADLPEPCHVSADLPEPSPAREFTPEPSANMAATPEPSAKMAVTPEPSEIAALAIIATAICCAWAAHTSAPLHESAPVHESDPETAPVHESFPEFIPVHEVITEPGSVLECFAELVSVHEVILEPASVHESSPELTLVHKVIAEPDSDPEPVLIYKSVPEPESVPEPKSVSEPELELESVPESVSEPVLIYESVPEPICVYKSVPEPIPEVVSEPVRVHGSDPVSETVHEFVHSVPIPVHEIDTKLTPESVCLVSFERFAWPWFAADSPWEFLIPSTRLWWSSAPPWGSSSPSTLLWWSSAPLWGSSSPSVLLWWSSAPPWGSSSPSALLWWSSAPPWGSSKPAGSAQVRLCPTAHLDPTCYLLKQPRYRMTVMSITQIK, encoded by the coding sequence ATGCCACTACATGACCCTCATTGGACGTTAGAATTTTATATTGACTTGGCACTGCAACTGAGCGGCTCAGCATTTACTGTAGGAGTTGTGGAGGAGGAACCCGACATTCCTGCTGTACCAGCCACACaagccaagatggccgccattccagagcctctccctaagatggccgccactccagagcctctttccaagatggccgccactccagagcctcgtcatgtctcagcagatcttccagagcctcgtcacgtctccgcagatcttccagagcctcgtcgcaTCTCcgcagatcttccagagccttGTCACGTCTCcgcagatcttccagagccctCTCCAGCCCGTGAGttcacgcctgagccctcagccaataTGGCTGCCacacctgagccctcagccaagatggctgtcacgcctgagccctcagagATTGCAGCGCTGGCCATTATAGCCACAGCCATTTGCTGTGCGTGGGCTGCGCACACATCCGCTCCACTCCATGAATCAGCTCCAGTCCATGAATCCGATCCAGAGACCGCTCCCGTCCATGAATCCTTTCCTGAGTTTATTCCAGTCCATGAAGTCATTACAGAGCCCGGTTCAGTCCTCGAGTGTTTTGCTGAGCTCGTTTCAGTCCATGAGGTCATTCTAGAGCCCGCTTCAGTCCACGAATCCTCTCCTGAGCTTACTctagttcataaagtcattgcTGAGCCTGACTCTGATCCTGAGCCTGTTCTCATCTATAAGTCTGTTCCTGAGCCTGAGTCTGTTCCTGAACCCAAGTCTGTTTCTGAGCCTGAGCTTGAGCTTGAGTCTGTTCCTGAGTCTGTCTCTGAGCCTGTTCTCATCTACGAATCTGTTCCTGAGCCTATTTGCGTCTACAAATCTGTTCCTGAGCCTATTCCTGAGGTTGTTTCTGAGCCTGTTCGAGTCCACGGGTCTGATCCTGTTTCTGAGACTGTTCATGAATTTGTGCACTCTGTACCTATACCCGTCCACGAAATTGACACCAAGCTTACTCCAGAATCTGTATGCCTTGTCAGCTTTGAGAGGTTTGCTTGGCCCTGGTTTGCTGCTGATTCGCCTTGGGAGTTTCTGATTCCATCTACTAGGCTctggtggtcatctgctccaccgtgggggtcttcaagcccgtctacactgctgtggtggtcatctgctccgctgtgggggtcttcaagcccatctgtactgctgtggtggtcgtctgctccaccgtgggggtcttcaagtccgtctgcactgctgtggtggtcatctgctccaCCGTGGGGGTCTTCAAAGCCCGCCGGCTCCGCCCAGGTCCGCCTATGCCCCACGGCCCATCTGGATCCAACGTGCTATCTTCTAAAACAGCCACGGTACAGAATGACTGTAATGAGCATAACGCAAATCAAATAG